A window of Rhododendron vialii isolate Sample 1 chromosome 13a, ASM3025357v1 contains these coding sequences:
- the LOC131313513 gene encoding uncharacterized protein LOC131313513 isoform X3, with protein MPGPEILLELVWSKCVLLHISFKLESESQKLYRLKKKMERQLHHTSDGSAIITNTPPQPQDGKTMVMAQIHPCWFMG; from the exons ATGCCTGGCCCCGAAATACTGTTAGAGCTG GTATGGTCCAAGTGTGTTCTGCTTCATATCTCTTTCAAGTTGGAAAGTGAGTCACAGAAGCTATATAG gttgaagaaaaaaatggagaggCAGCTTCACCACACTTCTGATGGTTCGGCAATCATAACAAACACACCACCACAACCCCAAGATGGCAAAACAATGGTCATGGCACAAATCCACCCCTGCTG GTTTATGGGTTGA
- the LOC131313513 gene encoding uncharacterized protein LOC131313513 isoform X1 — translation MVDNGSPSKFMQVWSKCVLLHISFKLESESQKLYRLKKKMERQLHHTSDGSAIITNTPPQPQDGKTMVMAQIHPCWHDLASVMAIIIAWLVEAFLLILMGWIDFGRIVLVEAFLLIFWCKI, via the exons ATGGTGGATAATGGAAGTCCTTCAAAATTCATGCAGGTATGGTCCAAGTGTGTTCTGCTTCATATCTCTTTCAAGTTGGAAAGTGAGTCACAGAAGCTATATAG gttgaagaaaaaaatggagaggCAGCTTCACCACACTTCTGATGGTTCGGCAATCATAACAAACACACCACCACAACCCCAAGATGGCAAAACAATGGTCATGGCACAAATCCACCCCTGCTG GCATGATCTTGCTAGTGTGATGGCTATCATTATTGCTTGGTTGGTTGAAGCCTTTTTGTTGATACTAATGGGATGGATAGATTTTGGAAGGATTGTTTTGGTTGAAGcctttttgttaatattttgGTGTAAGATTTGA
- the LOC131313513 gene encoding uncharacterized protein LOC131313513 isoform X2: protein MEVLQNSCRLKKKMERQLHHTSDGSAIITNTPPQPQDGKTMVMAQIHPCWHDLASVMAIIIAWLVEAFLLILMGWIDFGRIVLVEAFLLIFWCKI, encoded by the exons ATGGAAGTCCTTCAAAATTCATGCAG gttgaagaaaaaaatggagaggCAGCTTCACCACACTTCTGATGGTTCGGCAATCATAACAAACACACCACCACAACCCCAAGATGGCAAAACAATGGTCATGGCACAAATCCACCCCTGCTG GCATGATCTTGCTAGTGTGATGGCTATCATTATTGCTTGGTTGGTTGAAGCCTTTTTGTTGATACTAATGGGATGGATAGATTTTGGAAGGATTGTTTTGGTTGAAGcctttttgttaatattttgGTGTAAGATTTGA